The following are encoded together in the Lactuca sativa cultivar Salinas chromosome 1, Lsat_Salinas_v11, whole genome shotgun sequence genome:
- the LOC111909809 gene encoding SUN domain-containing protein 4, producing the protein MQRSRKALLSRRALGKSTFGKNNFYKVSLSLAVFLWGLLFLLNLWIGHGDGYRDNPEDLPNDLTTWDEFNQESNNSSYCPLSSNECQSTGIDSETLIESDQKEESISQDPEFDQKESNPLPKNPSKPEKTRSVPLGLDEFKNKAFNTKTRPSNGNSVSIIHRLEPGGADYNYASASKGAKVLSSNKEAKGASGILTIDKDKYLRNPCSSEEKFVVLELSEETLVDTIKIANFEHHSSNLKEFEILGSLVYPTETWVKLGNFTAGNVKHEQRFFLKEPKWVRYIKLNLLSHYGTGFYCTLSFVQVYGVDAVEMMLEDLVNVQDNKKFVNKEVESEDNDKDNDLFDGNRMEDEEFLEEGKNGIRAVKTVDVPDPLAEVRQQQAGRLPGDSVIKILMQKVRLLDINLSVLERYLDELNNKYGHIFKEIDEEIGERDVIMEGIRTDLKSFHESKEALSKQVDDLVSWKTLVSLQLDDITKTNAFLRAEVAKVRENQVHMENKGIVIFLVALTFGILAISRLFLDKILFAFYSKNRSEESSSKMADRSWIYMLTSCTIIIVILSL; encoded by the exons ATGCAGAGGTCACGTAAAGCTCTTCTTTCAAGAAGAGCTTTGGGAAAATCTACTTTTGGGAAAAATAACTTTTATAAGGTTTCATTGTCTCTTGCTGTCTTTCTTTGGGGGCTTTTGTTCCTGTTAAATTTATGGATTGGCCATGGTGATGGTTATAGAG ATAatcctgaagatcttccaaatGATTTAACAACATGGGATGAATTCAATCAAGAATCCAATAACTCATCTTATTGTCCACTATCATCAAACGAATGTCAATCCACAGGAATCGattcagaaaccctaatcgaAAGCGATCAAAAGGAGGAAAGTATAAGTCAAGATCCTGAATTTGACCAAAAAGAATCAAACCCTTTACCAAAAAACCCTTCTAAACCTGAAAAAACAAGATCAGTCCCTTTAGGACTCgatgaattcaagaacaaagctTTCAACACAAAAACTCGCCCTTCAAACGGAAATTCAGTAAGCATAATCCACAGATTAGAACCAGGTGGAGCAGATTACAACTATGCATCTGCTTCAAAAGGTGCaaaagttttatcaagtaataaaGAAGCAAAAGGGGCTTCAGGAATTTTAACAATAGATAAAGATAAGTACCTTAGAAACCCATGTTCAAGTGAAGAAAAATTTGTAGTTCTTGAACTTTCTGAAGAAACCCTAGTTGACACAATCAAGATTGCTAATTTTGAACACCATTCATCGAATCTTAAAGAGTTTGAGATTCTTGGGAGTTTGGTTTACCCTACTGAAACATGGGTAAAGCTTGGAAATTTCACAGCTGGAAATGTGAAACATGAACAAAGATTCTTTCTTAAAGAGCCAAAATGGGTGAGATATATAAAGTTGAATCTTTTAAGTCATTATGGAACTGGGTTTTATTGTACTTTGAGTTTTGTTCAAGTTTATGGGGTTGATGCTGTTGAAATGATGCTTGAGGATTTGGTTAATGTTCAAGATAATAAAAAGTTTGTGAATAAAGAAGTTGAAAGTGAGGATAATGATAAGGATAATGATTTGTTTGATGGAAATAGAATGGAAGATGAGGAGTTTTTGGAGGAGGGTAAAAATGGAATTCGGGCAGTTAAGACAGTTGATGTGCCTGACCCTCTTGCGGAAGTAAGGCAACAACAAGCGGGCAGGCTGCCCGGGGATAGTGTGATCAAGATTTTGATGCAAAAAGTTCGGCTTTTGGACATAAATTTATCGGTTTTGGAGAGATATCTTGATGAATTGAACAATAAATATGGacatatttttaaagaaattgaTGAGGAAATTGGAGAGAGAGATGTGATTATGGAGGGAATAAGAACTGATTTGAAGAGTTTTCATGAGAGCAAGGAGGCCTTG AGTAAGCAGGTTGATGATTTAGTTTCATGGAAAACACTCGTATCTCTTCAGCTGGATGACATCACAAAGACCAATGCTTTCCTCAG GGCTGAGGTGGCAAAGGTGAGGGAGAATCAAGTACATATGGAGAATAAAGGGATTGTTATATTTCTTGTTGCCTTAACATTTGGAATATTAGCAATTTCCAGATTATTTCTGGATAAAATTTTGTTTGCTTTTTATAGTAAAAATAGGTCAGAAGAGAGTAGTAGTAAGATGGCGGATCGTTCTTGGATTTACATGCTTACAAGTTGTACGATTATCATCGTTATACTCTCCTTATAA